From the genome of Streptomyces sp. NBC_00659, one region includes:
- a CDS encoding solute symporter family protein: protein MSGHHQTLALLLFSAFVAVTLGITTWVSRHRHGSAEEFYAGGRLFSPMENGFALSGDYMSAASFLGITGLISLYGYDGLLYAVGFLVAWLVVLFLVAELVRNCGRFTLADVVAARMDARPVRVAAGTSSVVVSVLYLVAQMVGAGSLVSLLLGGTSDAARNWTVIGVGALMVIYVSMGGMRATTWIQIVKAVLLIGGAIVLTVLVLMRFHGDINELLRTAAGRSGHGQAFLAPGLKYGGDWTARFDFMSLGLALVLGTAGLPHILSRFYTVPTARAARRSVLWSIGLIGGFYLMTIVLGFAAAAVVGPEAVRGSNAAGNTAVPLLALDLGGGANSTGGTVLFAIVAAIAFATILAVVAGVTLASSAAVAHDLYASSRRRRAKPHGEVAVARAASVGIGVIAIGLSLLARDLNVAFLVGLAFAVAASANLPVLLFSLFWRSFTTRGAVWAVYGGLVPAVVLVLLSPVVSGSPESLFPGVDFQYFPLQNPGLVSIPLGFVAGWLGTVTSAEPPDEAKHAEIEVRALTGAGAV from the coding sequence GTGAGCGGCCACCATCAGACCCTGGCCCTGCTCCTGTTCAGCGCGTTCGTCGCGGTGACACTAGGGATCACGACATGGGTGAGTCGCCACCGGCACGGTTCGGCCGAAGAGTTCTACGCGGGCGGGCGGCTGTTCTCGCCGATGGAAAATGGATTTGCCCTCTCCGGGGACTACATGTCGGCTGCTTCCTTCCTCGGCATCACGGGACTCATCTCCCTGTACGGCTACGACGGTCTGCTGTACGCCGTGGGATTCCTGGTGGCCTGGCTGGTCGTTCTCTTCCTCGTCGCCGAGCTGGTGCGCAACTGCGGCCGGTTCACGCTCGCGGACGTCGTCGCGGCCCGGATGGACGCGCGGCCCGTGCGGGTCGCGGCCGGAACGTCCTCGGTGGTGGTGTCCGTTCTGTATCTGGTGGCGCAGATGGTGGGCGCGGGCAGCCTGGTGTCGCTGCTGCTGGGAGGTACGAGTGACGCGGCGCGCAACTGGACGGTGATCGGGGTCGGCGCGCTCATGGTGATCTATGTGTCGATGGGAGGGATGCGGGCGACGACCTGGATCCAGATCGTCAAGGCGGTTCTGCTCATCGGCGGGGCCATCGTTCTCACCGTGCTGGTCCTGATGCGGTTCCACGGGGACATCAACGAACTGCTGCGCACGGCCGCGGGGCGCAGCGGCCACGGCCAGGCCTTTCTCGCACCCGGCCTCAAATACGGCGGTGACTGGACGGCACGCTTCGACTTCATGAGCCTCGGGCTCGCACTCGTGCTCGGCACCGCCGGGTTGCCGCACATCCTGTCGCGCTTCTACACCGTGCCGACCGCGCGAGCCGCCCGACGCTCGGTGCTGTGGTCGATCGGGCTCATCGGCGGCTTCTACCTGATGACGATCGTGCTGGGCTTCGCTGCCGCTGCCGTCGTCGGTCCCGAGGCGGTGCGCGGATCGAACGCCGCAGGGAACACAGCCGTTCCGCTGCTGGCCCTGGATCTGGGCGGCGGGGCCAACTCCACGGGAGGAACAGTGCTGTTCGCGATCGTCGCTGCCATCGCCTTCGCCACGATTCTCGCGGTCGTCGCAGGAGTCACCCTCGCGTCCTCGGCGGCCGTGGCCCACGACCTGTACGCCTCGTCGCGTCGCCGCCGCGCCAAGCCGCACGGCGAGGTCGCGGTGGCGCGTGCCGCGTCGGTCGGCATCGGCGTGATCGCCATCGGCCTGAGCCTCCTGGCCCGCGACCTCAACGTGGCCTTCCTGGTCGGGCTCGCCTTCGCCGTCGCCGCGTCCGCGAACCTGCCGGTTCTGCTGTTCTCCTTGTTCTGGCGGTCCTTCACGACGCGTGGCGCCGTGTGGGCCGTCTACGGCGGCCTGGTGCCCGCGGTGGTGCTCGTGCTGCTGTCGCCGGTGGTGTCGGGCAGTCCCGAATCGCTCTTCCCGGGCGTGGACTTCCAGTACTTCCCGCTGCAGAACCCGGGGCTCGTCTCGATCCCCCTGGGCTTCGT
- a CDS encoding DUF485 domain-containing protein has translation MDKHDGGDTGEVRFDDPWYDALASGWGELDGTGALAPTVPAARSEHQGRPGGTALVYLEVQRSAAFQEVRGRYRRFVIPAVAVFFPWYVGYVVTATTAPGFMARPVVGVVNVALLAGLGQFLTTFLLAWAYARHARLRRDRAALELRWNTQEMTRNARSGER, from the coding sequence GTGGACAAGCACGACGGCGGCGACACGGGGGAGGTCCGGTTCGACGACCCCTGGTACGACGCGCTCGCTTCCGGCTGGGGCGAGTTGGACGGTACGGGCGCGCTCGCTCCCACCGTGCCGGCCGCTCGCTCGGAGCACCAAGGACGACCGGGCGGGACCGCCCTCGTCTACCTGGAGGTGCAGCGCAGTGCCGCCTTCCAGGAAGTACGCGGCCGGTACCGCAGGTTCGTGATTCCGGCCGTCGCCGTCTTCTTCCCCTGGTACGTGGGTTATGTGGTGACCGCGACCACCGCGCCGGGGTTCATGGCGCGGCCTGTCGTCGGTGTCGTGAACGTGGCACTGCTCGCGGGACTCGGACAGTTCCTCACGACATTCCTGCTCGCCTGGGCGTACGCGCGGCACGCGCGGCTGCGCCGTGACCGGGCCGCGCTGGAACTGCGCTGGAACACCCAGGAGATGACGCGGAACGCCAGGAGTGGTGAGCGGTGA
- a CDS encoding sensor histidine kinase, which translates to MTDNAWMHWPSREALSRMGVHKARRVLSRVTRAIVLGMLVATTLTNPELSGWALAGGITGIAVCGFLARCFWRTTLEHRLLPSLVLLALLLAAAAAGHSAGFRIPALVLLCGIAVAAIERLPLAAALPAMAVALGAYAMLDNDAWLTTAATTVGLALAGYVLRLDAEARASAQRLLAQERVARAAEAETAALAERARIAREIHDVLAHSLSAQLVHLEAARLLIETGADRELILERVVAARGMAREGLSETRQALSALRGEMSPLEDFLGELVATADRAGVTVTGERQPLPAEASQAVRRVAQEALTNVRKHAPGAEIHIRLDYGEHEVTLDVRDSGGKPGELSGSGAGYGLLGMRERAELLGGSLDAGPGEEGFVVTLKVPV; encoded by the coding sequence GTGACGGACAACGCCTGGATGCACTGGCCCTCTCGTGAGGCGCTGTCACGTATGGGCGTGCACAAGGCCCGCCGTGTGCTCTCCCGGGTCACGCGCGCCATCGTCCTCGGCATGCTCGTCGCGACGACACTCACGAACCCGGAGCTCAGCGGCTGGGCGCTCGCCGGAGGCATCACGGGGATCGCGGTGTGCGGGTTCCTCGCCCGGTGCTTCTGGCGGACCACACTGGAACACCGTCTGCTGCCGTCGCTGGTACTGCTCGCTCTGCTCCTGGCGGCCGCGGCCGCGGGACACAGTGCGGGCTTCCGGATTCCGGCGCTCGTCCTGCTGTGCGGGATTGCTGTCGCCGCCATCGAACGGCTGCCCCTCGCGGCGGCCCTCCCGGCGATGGCGGTGGCGCTGGGCGCTTACGCGATGTTGGACAACGACGCCTGGCTGACCACGGCGGCCACCACCGTGGGCCTGGCGCTGGCGGGATACGTCCTGCGCCTCGACGCGGAAGCACGGGCGAGTGCCCAGCGGCTGCTGGCCCAGGAACGCGTGGCCCGCGCGGCCGAGGCGGAGACCGCGGCCCTCGCGGAGCGAGCGCGGATAGCCAGGGAGATCCATGACGTCCTGGCCCACAGCCTGTCCGCGCAGCTCGTGCATCTGGAGGCGGCACGACTGCTCATCGAGACAGGAGCGGACCGGGAGCTCATCCTCGAACGGGTCGTGGCGGCACGGGGAATGGCCCGGGAGGGGCTTTCGGAGACCCGGCAGGCACTCTCCGCGCTCCGGGGTGAGATGTCTCCGCTGGAGGATTTCCTCGGCGAACTCGTGGCCACCGCCGACCGCGCCGGTGTCACGGTGACCGGGGAGCGTCAGCCGCTGCCGGCGGAAGCATCCCAGGCGGTGCGCCGAGTCGCCCAGGAGGCTCTGACGAACGTACGCAAACACGCTCCGGGAGCCGAGATTCACATCCGGCTGGACTACGGAGAGCACGAAGTGACGCTGGATGTACGGGATTCGGGTGGAAAACCGGGCGAACTCAGCGGTTCGGGTGCCGGGTACGGTCTGCTGGGGATGCGGGAGCGCGCAGAGCTGCTCGGCGGCTCGCTGGACGCAGGACCGGGCGAGGAGGGGTTCGTGGTGACGTTGAAGGTGCCGGTATGA
- a CDS encoding response regulator transcription factor, whose product MTERAEGRAPARVVVADDQTVVREGIVMLLGLLPGIEVVGAAGDGAEAVELVAELAPDVVLMDLRMPRCDGVEATRRIRAEHPGTQVVVLTTFADDESLFPALRAGARGYLTKDAGGDEIVRAVESVLSGDAGLSPSIQRRLLERLSDPEPEPGPPPEAPDGLTSRETEVLLLIAEGLSNHEIARKLHVSTATVKTHINNLFAKAGLKDRAQAVRYAYGKGLVRPPAG is encoded by the coding sequence ATGACCGAGCGGGCGGAGGGCAGGGCACCGGCGCGGGTCGTGGTCGCGGACGATCAGACGGTCGTGCGCGAGGGCATTGTGATGCTGCTGGGACTGCTGCCCGGGATCGAGGTCGTCGGAGCGGCCGGTGACGGTGCCGAAGCGGTGGAGCTGGTGGCCGAACTCGCCCCGGACGTCGTGCTGATGGATCTGCGCATGCCTCGCTGCGACGGGGTCGAGGCGACCCGGCGCATCCGTGCCGAGCATCCCGGGACTCAGGTCGTCGTGCTCACGACGTTCGCGGACGACGAGTCGCTGTTCCCCGCACTGCGCGCCGGAGCCCGCGGCTATCTGACCAAGGACGCGGGAGGCGACGAGATCGTGCGGGCCGTGGAGAGCGTGCTCTCCGGGGACGCGGGGCTCTCGCCGAGCATCCAACGACGGCTGCTGGAGCGGCTGTCGGACCCGGAACCGGAGCCCGGCCCGCCTCCGGAGGCCCCGGACGGGCTCACCTCGCGCGAGACGGAGGTGCTCCTGCTCATCGCCGAGGGCCTCAGCAACCACGAGATCGCCCGCAAGCTCCATGTGTCCACGGCCACCGTGAAGACCCACATCAACAATCTCTTCGCCAAGGCAGGTCTCAAAGACCGTGCTCAAGCAGTCCGTTACGCCTATGGCAAAGGTCTCGTACGGCCGCCCGCGGGATGA